A section of the Hevea brasiliensis isolate MT/VB/25A 57/8 chromosome 17, ASM3005281v1, whole genome shotgun sequence genome encodes:
- the LOC110650154 gene encoding U-box domain-containing protein 21-like, whose protein sequence is MMVFGWRRKNARKKQQSTSNMELLIPNHFICPISLDLMKDPVTLSSGFTYDRSNIEAWLQAGNFTCPVTNQILTSFDLIPNHNLRKMIQDWCVENSKFGIQRIPTPRVPVSPTQVSDVLSSLAASTRSLDQYECLDLVQKMKKWGNESERNRCCIVDNGASAVLASTFNAFATDSFERNANILEEILSILDWMFPLDVESQIYLGSQASLRCMLWFLECRDLSSKQNSIVALKELLSSDQQHAEALAIIEGVNEVLFRFIKDPICPKITKASLTVIFCLLSSPSSSEKIKSAFVKMGLVSLLIEMIIDSERSTCERALGVLDRLCDCEEGREEAYNNCLTWPVLVKKILRVSELATEYSVSCIWKLNKYGRKEKVLVEVLQVGAFQKLVLLLQLGCGDETKEKTTELLKQMNPYRNGLECIESVDFKNLKRSF, encoded by the coding sequence ATGATGGTTTTTGGTTGGAGAAGAAAGAATGCTCGCAAGAAGCAGCAATCCACTTCCAATATGGAGCTGCTCATTCCCAACCATTTTATTTGCCCCATTTCTCTTGATCTTATGAAAGATCCTGTCACTTTGTCTTCTGGATTCACTTATGATCGATCAAACATTGAGGCCTGGCTTCAGGCTGGGAATTTCACTTGCCCTGTTACCAATCAGATACTCACCAGTTTTGATCTCATCCCCAATCATAATCTCAGGAAAATGATTCAAGATTGGTGTGTCGAGAATAGCAAGTTTGGCATCCAACGTATCCCAACACCCAGAGTTCCTGTCTCTCCTACTCAGGTCTCTGACGTTCTTTCAAGTCTCGCTGCTTCGACCAGGAGTTTGGATCAATACGAGTGCCTGGATTTGGTGCAGAAAATGAAGAAATGGGGCAATGAAAGTGAGCGTAATAGGTGTTGCATTGTGGATAATGGAGCAAGCGCCGTGTTAGCTTCAACATTCAATGCCTTTGCCACAGATTCTTTCGAAAGAAATGCCAATATTTTGGAGGAAATATTGTCTATTTTGGATTGGATGTTTCCACTGGATGTGGAATCGCAAATATATTTAGGCTCACAAGCTTCTCTACGCTGCATGTTGTGGTTCTTGGAGTGCAGAGATCTTTCATCCAAGCAGAACTCCATTGTTGCATTAAAAGAGCTTCTTTCCTCAGATCAACAACATGCAGAGGCACTTGCAATCATTGAAGGAGTAAATGAAGTCCTATTTAGATTCATTAAAGACCCAATATGCCCTAAAATCACCAAAGCTTCTCTAACGGTTATATTCTGTCTACTTTCATCTCCTTCTTCCAGTGAGAAGATCAAATCAGCATTTGTGAAGATGGGTTTGGTTTCTTTACTGATAGAAATGATTATCGACTCAGAAAGGAGCACATGTGAGAGAGCTTTAGGTGTTCTTGATAGGCTTTGTGATTGCGAAGAAGGGAGAGAAGAGGCATACAATAATTGCCTAACATGGCCAGTGCTGGTAAAGAAAATCTTGAGGGTATCAGAATTGGCAACAGAATATTCAGTTTCATGTATTTGGAAGCTTAACAAATATGGAAGAAAAGAGAAAGTTCTGGTTGAGGTTCTTCAAGTGGGTGCTTTTCAAAAGCTAGTGTTACTGTTGCAGCTTGGCTGTGGTGATGAGACCAAGGAGAAAACAACCGAGCTTTTGAAACAAATGAATCCTTACAGGAATGGATTGGAATGCATCGAGTCTGTTGATTTCAAGAACCTCAAACGAtcattttga
- the LOC110650156 gene encoding uncharacterized protein LOC110650156 gives MALQWMILTYVVAVEAVLAAVLTIPSPKLLKYRLVSLVSLLLQPALFIVPFAGFQLLDIYWKNEHRLMCTSEICTAAERDRYEKSIYKAQRNVILCTSACLLYWCVYRICKYYKEIQNLEEVEKRYKKE, from the exons ATGGCGTTGCAGTGGATGATACTCACTTACGTCGTCGCCGTGGAGGCGGTTCTAGCGGCGGTCTTAACCATTCCATCACCGAAGCTTTTGAAGTATCGATTGGTGTCTCTTGTCTCTCTCCTTCTCCAACCTGCTCTCTTCATTGTTCCTTTCGCCGGCTTCCAGCTCCTGG ATATCTATTGGAAGAATGAGCATCGCTTGATGTGCACTTCGGAGATCTGTACCGCTGCTGAGAGGGATCGCTATGAGAAATCG ATCTACAAAGCTCAGAGGAATGTGATTTTATGCACTTCAGCTTGTTTGCTCTACTG GTGTGTCTATCGCATATGTAAATATTACAAGGAGATTCAAAATTTGGAAGAGGTGGAGAAGAGGTACAAGAAAGAGTAG